In one window of Candidatus Edwardsbacteria bacterium DNA:
- a CDS encoding isoprenylcysteine carboxylmethyltransferase family protein, with protein MKTTLGNLFFKWRSYTPIPLLLATLILAKPTLLTITLGLLVALAGELIRIWAVAYAGGATRTLEPGVGNLITGGPFSYVRNPLYVGNLLLSLGVCLAAWPAKWSLVISGAFAIPWLLPIFVIAFAIQYGFIVAVEEDTIRQSLGETYNEYYKAVPRWLPRLTPYPKPYPEKGDFKAGFRSDRRSIQTTCIVLLVIIIIYMVRLFG; from the coding sequence TTGAAAACGACCTTAGGCAACCTGTTTTTCAAATGGCGCAGCTATACCCCGATCCCGCTGCTGCTGGCAACCCTGATCCTGGCCAAGCCGACATTATTGACCATCACCCTGGGCCTGCTGGTAGCTTTGGCCGGCGAGCTGATCCGGATCTGGGCGGTGGCCTACGCCGGAGGGGCCACCCGGACCCTGGAGCCGGGGGTGGGCAACCTGATCACCGGCGGGCCGTTCTCTTATGTCCGCAATCCGCTCTATGTCGGCAATCTCCTGCTGAGCCTGGGCGTCTGCCTGGCGGCCTGGCCGGCCAAATGGTCCTTGGTGATCTCGGGAGCCTTCGCCATACCCTGGCTTTTGCCTATATTCGTGATAGCCTTCGCCATACAATACGGATTCATCGTGGCGGTGGAGGAGGACACCATCCGCCAGAGCCTGGGGGAGACATATAATGAATATTACAAAGCGGTGCCCCGCTGGCTGCCCCGCCTGACCCCGTATCCCAAGCCTTATCCGGAGAAGGGCGATTTCAAGGCCGGCTTCCGCTCCGACCGCCGCAGCATCCAGACCACCTGCATTGTTCTGCTGGTGATAATCATAATTTATATGGTCAGGCTTTTCGGATAA